A window of the Alnus glutinosa chromosome 4, dhAlnGlut1.1, whole genome shotgun sequence genome harbors these coding sequences:
- the LOC133865689 gene encoding receptor-like protein kinase, with protein sequence MNRYEHSTPLLHFCLFFFLLCPLVFSQLPSNQRTTMINILSEALINNTDLSWDVTTDPCSWNGVTCSPGNLSITEISLSGFSLSSSDFLPLLCQIDSLVSLDLSNNSLASIPDGFITDCGKIGGLQLLTISRNRLDGPLPTFHGFVGLQFLDLSFNSLSGNISLQLEGLVALKSLNLSVNLFNGLIPTNLGKAMALEQLQLSKNSFQGGIPDQIIDYQNLTLVDFSANHLSGPVPDRIGDLSKLEVLILSANVFSGKIPETLSSIKSLSRFAAYQNKFEGTIPSGLTRFLKNLDLTYNKLTGSIPSDMLAPSNLQTVDLSYNLLTGPVPPNISPSMVRLRLGSNSLNGTIPSTFGTLEKLMYLELENNSLTGSVPPELGSCRNLMLLNLAGNKLNGALPGQLGGLSQLQVMKLQSNKLVGEIPVEIIQLQKLLTLNISWNSLNGSIPSTISSLQSLTYLHLQNNNLSGPIAPTIVNMDSLLELQLGGNQLSGKIPSMPVKLQIALNLSTNLLVGPIPKRLLQLTALEVLDLSNNSLSGEIPTGLTQMASLTKLLLSNNQLSGIIPKSNSWLTFDANGNKDLINTTTSNSTSPKSAKKRKSVTVASVIGFAVGMGIGLAISNNFYKILCSLHKKLCNHGRD encoded by the coding sequence ATGAACAGGTATGAGCACAGCACTCCTCTACTCCATTTCtgcttatttttcttcttgttatgTCCTCTGGTCTTCTCTCAACTACCCTCGAACCAAAGAACCACCATGATCAATATTCTTTCTGAGGCCCTGATCAACAACACAGATTTATCATGGGACGTTACCACAGACCCATGTTCATGGAATGGAGTTACGTGCAGCCCTGGGAACCTTTCCATTACCGAAATCTCTCTATCTGGGTTTTCCCTCTCCTCCTCAGATTTTCTACCTCTTCTTTGCCAGATAGATTCTTTGGTGAGTCTTGACCTCTCCAACAACAGTCTGGCCTCAATCCCAGATGGGTTTATCACAGATTGTGGTAAGATTGGAGGGCTGCAGCTCTTGACTATTAGCAGAAACCGGTTAGATGGTCCTCTGCCTACTTTTCATGGTTTTGTTGGGTTGCAGTTCTTAGACTTGTCTTTCAATTCCTTGAGTGGAAACATAAGTTTACAGTTAGAAGGATTGGTTGCCCTGAAAAGTTTGAATCTTAGTGTCAACCTTTTCAATGGCCTCATTCCTACCAACCTTGGGAAAGCTATGGCTTTGGAGCAGCTTCAGCTCTCAAAGAATTCCTTCCAAGGTGGAATCCCTGATCAAATCATCGATTACCAAAATTTGACTCTGGTTGACTTTAGTGCAAATCATCTTTCTGGCCCTGTTCCTGATAGAATTGGAGACCTCTCTAAGTTGGAAGTTTTGATTCTATCTGCCAATGTCTTTAGCGGGAAAATCCCAGAAACCCTATCAAGTATCAAAAGCCTTTCACGTTTTGCAGCCTATCAAAACAAGTTTGAAGGTACGATTCCTAGTGGACTTACAAGATTCCTCAAGAACTTGGACCTTACTTATAATAAGTTAACTGGGTCGATTCCTTCAGACATGTTAGCACCATCAAATTTGCAGACTGTAGATTTGTCTTATAATTTGTTAACGGGACCGGTACCGCCAAACATATCTCCAAGCATGGTCAGGTTGAGATTGGGGAGCAATTCGCTTAATGGGACAATCCCTTCAACATTTGGAACACTTGAGAAATTGATGTACTTGGAGCTGGAAAACAATAGCTTGACCGGGTCGGTACCTCCGGAGTTGGGTTCTTGCCGGAATTTGATGTTGTTGAATCTGGCAGGGAATAAACTGAATGGTGCATTGCCGGGACAGTTGGGTGGACTTAGCCAACTTCAAGTTATGAAGCTTCAGTCGAACAAGCTGGTTGGAGAAATCCCAGTTGAAATTATCCAACTACAGAAATTGTTAACACTGAACATCAGCTGGAATTCGCTGAATGGTTCAATACCTTCTACGATTTCAAGCTTGCAAAGCCTTACTTACCTGCACTTACAAAATAACAATCTCAGTGGTCCAATAGCACCCACCATTGTCAACATGGATTCTCTGTTAGAACTCCAGCTTGGAGGAAATCAACTTAGCGGTAAGATTCCAAGTATGCCAGTAAAGTTGCAGATTGCTTTAAATCTCAGCACCAACCTCCTTGTAGGGCCTATTCCAAAACGTCTTTTACAACTTACTGCATTAGAAGTCTTGGATCTCTCAAACAATAGTTTGTCAGGAGAGATACCAACAGGTCTGACCCAAATGGCATCCTTGACAAAGTTGCTCCTTTCTAACAACCAGCTCTCTGGAATTATTCCAAAGTCAAATTCATGGCTTACGTTTGATGCAAATGGAAATAAGGATCTTATTAACACTACAACATCAAACAGTACTTCACCAAAATCAGCCAAGAAGAGAAAATCGGTTACTGTAGCTTCGGTTATTGGGTTCGCTGTTGGGATGGGCATTGGCCTTGCTATATCAAACAATTTTTACAAGATTTTATGTAGCCTTCATAAAAAACTATGTAATCACGGCAGGGATTAG
- the LOC133865693 gene encoding uncharacterized protein LOC133865693 isoform X2: MVQIAVFTHVHIQPCLSPSPLPPVSFTCRTPKLETAAPGKRKATETEVGRVGAITASASVSGAFDRTVGGQLLPEKQEKKTGKKRVFFLDVNPLCYVGSTPSLRAFGRWVSLFFSQVSLSDPVIAVIKVEGHEADDVVATLAGQVLQRGYRVVIGSPDKDFKQLISEDVQIVMPLEDLDRWSFYTLKHYVAQYNCDPCCDLSLRCIIGDEVDGVPGIQHVAPGFGRKTALKLLKKHGSLENLLNVAAVRTVGRQYAQDALTKHADYLRRNHKVLALRRDVDVQLKEEWLVEREMHYDSTILSNFFKLLEETPKLTHQNRSNFSDGLRPHR, from the exons ATGGTACAAATCGCGGTGTTTACCCACGTTCACATTCAGCCTTGTCTCTCTCCCAGCCCATTACCACCCGTTTCTTTCACGTGTAGGACTCCCAAATTGGAAACAGCGGCACCGGGGAAAAGGAAAGCAACGGAAACGGAAGTAGGGAGGGTTGGTGCTATCACTGCTTCTGCTTCCGTTTCTGGGGCTTTTGATCGAACGGTTGGCGGGCAATTGCTGCCTGAGAAACAAGAGAAGAAGACAGGCAAGAAAAGGGTGTTCTTCTTGGACGTAAATCCTCTCTGCTATGTGGGAAGCACGCCCAGTTTGCGTGCTTTTGGTCGTTGggtctctcttttcttctctcaagTCAGCCTTAGCGACCCTGTCATTGCT GTCATAAAAGTTGAAGGCCATGAAGCAGATGATGTTGTAGCTACACTCGCAGGACAAGTTCTACAAAGAGGCTACAGGGTGGTAATTGGCTCTCCGGATAAAGATTTCAAGCAATTGATTTCAGAAGATGTCCAAATTGTTATGCCTTTAGAAGATTTAGACCGATGGTCCTTTTACACCTTAAAGCACTACGTAGCTCAGTATAATTGTGATCCATGCTGTGATTTGAGCCTTA GATGCATCATAGGTGATGAGGTTGATGGTGTTCCTGGGATCCAACATGTGGCTCCTGGATTTGGTCGAAAGACTGCCCTAAAGCTTTTGAAAAAGCATGGTTCATTGGAAAATTTACTAAATGTTGCTGCGGTGAGAACTGTGGGCAGACAGTATGCACAAGATGCCCTTACAAAGCATGCTGATTACCTGCGAAGGAATCACAAAGTTCTTGCCCTGAGGAG GGATGTCGATGTTCAACTGAAAGAGGAGTGGTtggttgagagagagatgcacTATGATTCGACTATTCtatctaatttcttcaaattgttGGAAGAAACTCCGAAGCTCACTCATCAAAATCGATCAAATTTTTCAGATGGTTTAAGACCCCACAG ATGA
- the LOC133865693 gene encoding uncharacterized protein LOC133865693 isoform X1: MVQIAVFTHVHIQPCLSPSPLPPVSFTCRTPKLETAAPGKRKATETEVGRVGAITASASVSGAFDRTVGGQLLPEKQEKKTGKKRVFFLDVNPLCYVGSTPSLRAFGRWVSLFFSQVSLSDPVIAVLDGERGSEHRRQLLPSYKAHRTKFVRQVPASQRYSMGHVGRSHGVITDVLSKCNVPVIKVEGHEADDVVATLAGQVLQRGYRVVIGSPDKDFKQLISEDVQIVMPLEDLDRWSFYTLKHYVAQYNCDPCCDLSLRCIIGDEVDGVPGIQHVAPGFGRKTALKLLKKHGSLENLLNVAAVRTVGRQYAQDALTKHADYLRRNHKVLALRRDVDVQLKEEWLVEREMHYDSTILSNFFKLLEETPKLTHQNRSNFSDGLRPHR, translated from the exons ATGGTACAAATCGCGGTGTTTACCCACGTTCACATTCAGCCTTGTCTCTCTCCCAGCCCATTACCACCCGTTTCTTTCACGTGTAGGACTCCCAAATTGGAAACAGCGGCACCGGGGAAAAGGAAAGCAACGGAAACGGAAGTAGGGAGGGTTGGTGCTATCACTGCTTCTGCTTCCGTTTCTGGGGCTTTTGATCGAACGGTTGGCGGGCAATTGCTGCCTGAGAAACAAGAGAAGAAGACAGGCAAGAAAAGGGTGTTCTTCTTGGACGTAAATCCTCTCTGCTATGTGGGAAGCACGCCCAGTTTGCGTGCTTTTGGTCGTTGggtctctcttttcttctctcaagTCAGCCTTAGCGACCCTGTCATTGCT GTTCTTGATGGGGAAAGGGGTAGTGAGCATCGCAGACAGTTATTGCCTTCATATAAAGCACATAGGACGAAATTCGTAAGACAAGTACCAGCTTCACAAAGATATTCAATGGGTCATGTTGGAAGGTCACATGGAGTCATCACAGATGTTCTCAGCAAATGCAACGTGCCA GTCATAAAAGTTGAAGGCCATGAAGCAGATGATGTTGTAGCTACACTCGCAGGACAAGTTCTACAAAGAGGCTACAGGGTGGTAATTGGCTCTCCGGATAAAGATTTCAAGCAATTGATTTCAGAAGATGTCCAAATTGTTATGCCTTTAGAAGATTTAGACCGATGGTCCTTTTACACCTTAAAGCACTACGTAGCTCAGTATAATTGTGATCCATGCTGTGATTTGAGCCTTA GATGCATCATAGGTGATGAGGTTGATGGTGTTCCTGGGATCCAACATGTGGCTCCTGGATTTGGTCGAAAGACTGCCCTAAAGCTTTTGAAAAAGCATGGTTCATTGGAAAATTTACTAAATGTTGCTGCGGTGAGAACTGTGGGCAGACAGTATGCACAAGATGCCCTTACAAAGCATGCTGATTACCTGCGAAGGAATCACAAAGTTCTTGCCCTGAGGAG GGATGTCGATGTTCAACTGAAAGAGGAGTGGTtggttgagagagagatgcacTATGATTCGACTATTCtatctaatttcttcaaattgttGGAAGAAACTCCGAAGCTCACTCATCAAAATCGATCAAATTTTTCAGATGGTTTAAGACCCCACAG ATGA